The Christiangramia flava JLT2011 region GCAGAAGCAGCACCTCCGAAGAATTCCACACCGTCATCAGCGCCGTTGTTCAAAGCCACATTTGTGATTTTGGTGCCTGATCCAACAGCGTAAAGCGAAAGACCGTTGAATTGAGATTCTGCGTTGATTTGCGCCCCGGCGTCAGAAAGTACCAGGTAATTGATGGAACCTGAATTATCACCGTTATCGGTTCCTCCATAAAGGATTCCGCCAACTTCCGCAGTAGCATCAACACCTTCAGTGGTCACCCCGTTACCGGCGATGATCAAACCTCCCCAGCTTCCGGCCTGCCCGTTTGATGATCTCATGATCACCGGTGCAGAAGAAGATCCCTGGATATCGATTTTTCCACCTTTTTGAACTACGATGTACACATTGGTTGCATCGCTTTCATCCAGATCAGGATTGGCGATGATCTCTGTTCCTGCAGGAATGGTAAGAGTCGCTCCCGATTCTACGGAATAAACTCCGGTAAGGTTGTAAGTCTGGCTGGCGTCCAGGGTTCTGTCTTCTTCCAGGCTACCGCTCAAATCGGTTCCTCCCTGGCAATCAGTACAGCCTGAATCATCAGTAGGATCAATTGGCTCAATTACCGGATCTTTGCTACAGGAGCTTAATACTCCTAAGATCAGCATAGCCATTACCACTAATTTTGTGCTTACTTTTTTCATAATTTAAATTTTAATTGTCGTTCTGGGTTTATGAATGGTTAAATTTTAAAAGTCATAGCTTACACCAAGCGTCAATACGGCTCCCCGGGTGTAAGATCTTACGGTTTGATCCTGCTCTGGCATGGTCCCTGAAAGTGGTTTAATTGCCTGGTATCTTTCGATCTCAGGATTTAACAGGTTCTGCCCTTTGAACTGTAGCGTCCAGTTTTCATTAAATTCTTTGGTCATTATCAAATCAAGGGTCACAAAGCCTTTTTCAATGATTTCGTCGTTATACTGAACGTCGATCAAATCCAGGTTTTGAGTATCTGGCGATCCAAGAGCGTAAATCTTGTCTGAAGAATAAGCTCCGACTAAAGTGGCTCTGAAAGGATTGTCAGATTCGGTTGCGAAATTGGCAGAGGCATTAAAGATCCAGTCTGAAGCACCCTGAAGTCCGATTTTGCTATTTCCGTTATATCTAAAGGTCCTGATGAAATTGCCATTGGCGTCATAAACGTCTTTCAGATCCTGGCTGTGCCACATTCTGGTGATGTTTCCGGCAATATTCAGGTTGTAGGCATCAGTTTCCACTGCATCTACCTTGGTTTCCAGTTCCAAACCATAAATATTGGCTTCGTCACTGGCGTTGAAATAAGAGAATACTCCTGAAGCTCCGCGGGCCTGTACCTTGTTGATCGGGTCCAGGATCTTTTTATAAAAACCTGTTAAAGAGATCAGCTCTCCCGAGCTTGGGAACATTTCATATTTCAGGTCCAGGTTGTAGTTATTGGAAGCTGTCAGGTTTGGATTTCCTCGTGTGATCTGCCCGGTTTGAGAAACGTATTCAAATGGAGCTACTTCTTTAAATTCGGGAAGCGTAATAGTTTTGCTGGCCGCAAGCCTGAAGTTTGAATCTTCGTTCGGAGAAAACTTCACGTTGATGCTTGGATAAACGTTGTTGTAGGATTGCGAAGCATAGTTCGGAAGGTTTGCCGGGTAGTTGTTTACCGCGAACGCCACATCCAGGTTATCCTGCTGGTAGCGTGCGCCCACGTTCACATTCCACTGCTCGTTTCCGAAGTTAAAATTGGCAAAGCCGCCATATGATTCCAGGATCCCGTTATAACGGTCTGGTGTTAGCTTGTTGAACTGAAGTCTTTTTGAATTGAAATTCTGCGTCGTAAAAACAGAAGAAAGGTCATCAATAGAGGTTGGGTGTACAGTATTGTAAGTCACCTCTTCAGCTCCGAAGAATTGGGAGAAGAAGTTACGCTCTTTATTTCTATAATTTCCTCCTAACTGTAGGTACACATTTTTTCCGCCTTCTTCCGCATCATCTTCATTTTTGATAAAATTGATCTGGTCGATCAACAAGGCATTGTATTCTTTATCATCGATCTCCTGGCGGGATTTTCTTTGCTGAAAACCACCGGTTCTTGCCAGTTGTACGAAGTTATCATCACCAATATTTACCTCGTTGCGAATTCGGTTTGGCTCATCGGCATTCACGATGTTGTATCCTATAGACCATTCCAGTTCATTTTTACCATCCAGGAAATTGTGGTCACCATGTAACTGGTTCACCCAAAGCCTGGTTTGCTTAGTGTTCATATCGCGTACGAACTGATTCAGGTTTTCCGCTTCGTTGGTTTCCTCAAAAACGAAACCTTCCCCGTTACGCCCGGCTTCATAAACTTCATCGGTCACCTTATTGATGAATAAACTGGTCGCCTTCAGCCTGTGGTTATCATTGATGCTGTATCCAAGATCTAAAAGGGCTGTATTGTTATCCGTCTTTTTGAACTGCTCCACATCGGTAAACTGGTCTTCGAGTACGTTGGTACGGTAATTTCTGAAGACTCCTTTGTTGTACTCAAAACTGGTCGCGTTAGAAGCGGTAAGCAGCGCCCGGAAATCTCCGAATTCTTTTCCTGCAGTCGCCTGATATTTGCGGTTAAGCGGCAAGACGGCGGTTTGCGGATTCCATGACTGGTTGTTTAATGCATATTCAGTCGGGATCAACTGGTCATAAACTCCAAAATACACATCATCCTGGTTCGGTGATACTTTAAAATCTCCAAATTGCCCGGCTGCATTGGTGTTTACGCCAAACTGGAAACCAAGGTCTAATTCATCTTTTCCGCGTAATTCACGGGAAGTGATATCGATATTTCCTGAAGCCTGATCGGCAGAATTTTCTACGGAATACGCCTTGCTGATGCTGATATTCTGAATCACTCGCGTTGGGAAAAGTCCCAGGTCGATATTCTTTCTCTCCACATCGTCTGAAGGAATGGGAAGCCCGTTCATGGTAGTGTACAGGTAACGATCTCCCAGTCCGCGTACGAAAATATCTCCTGAGGCCTCACTGCTGGTTACCCCGGAAATCTTGGTTGTTGCGGTGGCCGCATCAGAAACTCCTAATTTGGCAAGTTCTACCGCCCCGATACTTTCTTTAATTTCAATAGAATTCTTTTGTTCGATAAGCAGGGCCACTTCAGAATCTCTTCTGGAAACCGTCGTGATCACTACTTCGTCCAGGCTGGCAGCGCTGGATCCTAATTCGGTATTTACCTCGGTTACTTTTCCGGCTTCTACCACGACATTGGGTACTTCCAAAGTTTCGTAACCTACAAAACTGAAACTTACGGTGTAGGTTCCAGGCTCGATATTATCTAATAAATAAAGACCATCATAGTCTGAAGTTGTTCCTTTTGATGTATTTTTGATAATAACATTGGCAAAAGGAAGCGGCTCACCGTTCATTTCCTTATCGGTAAGCTTACCGGCAATGGATCCAGTGGTCTCCTGCGCCTGCATGGTCGCGAAGATCAGGATTAGGGTGAGTGTGAAAATTTTCTTCATTGTTTTTGTCTAATAGATTTACGCTGCAAATTAAAGGCGGCTAAGTAAAGCTTGTGTTATCTCAGGATTAATGCTTTGTTGTTAAAGTGTTAGCTTAATGTTACTAATCGCGGGAAGCCTTTTAAATTCAAATTAATGGTTAATTTTACGGCATTAACCTCACCAAATAGTTATGAAGAAAAAAGATCTCCTTATCCTTTTAGTTGATGATGAGCCTGATATTCTGGAAATTGTAGGCTACAATCTGTCTTCAGAAGGTTACCAGGTGATCACTGCTGACAATGGTAGTGATGGCGTGAAACTGGCCAAGAAAAACAAACCCCATTTGATCATCCTGGATGTGATGATGCCAGAAATGGATGGGATTGAAGCCTGTGAGCAGATCAGGAAAATACCTGAACTGGAAGATACCATTATCGCCTTTCTAACCGCTCGTGGGGAAGACTATAGCCAGATGGCCGGTTTTGATGCCGGTGCAGACGATTACATAACCAAACCCATCAAGCCGAAAGTTCTGGTAAGCAAGGTGAAAGCCCTGCTGAGACGATATCGGGATAATGATAAAGCTGCCAGCGTAGTCAAGCTAGGGGATATCACAATTAACCGCGAGGAATACAAGATCATCCAGGATAACGATGAGATGGCACTTCCCAGAAAGGAATTCGAATTACTGTCGTTGCTGGCTTCCAAGCCTGGAAAAGTATTCAAAAGAGAGGATATTCTGGATAAAGTGTGGGGAAATGATATCGTGGTTGGCGGCCGAACCATTGATGTGCACATCAGGAAACTCCGGGAAAAAATTGGTGATGATAAAATTAAAACCGTAAAAGGAGTAGGCTATAAGTTCGTAGTTTAATAATGGCCAGAAAGTTCAAACGTTCATACCGTTTTGCCATCAGGACCTCCGTGTATATCACGTTGTTCATGGCGGTGATTATGAGCGTTTTCATGTTTCTGACTTCTGAATTCCATTTCTGGTGGATTGTTGGTTTTTCCCTGGTTTGTTACCTGTTTTGTTTCTTCATCGTGCAATACCGCGTAGAACGTTTTATCTACCGCCGGATCAAGAAAATTTACGACGACGTTTCGCTGTTGGATTCAAAAACCTTAAGCCCCACTCAGGTAACTACTGATATGTCTACACTTACTCGCGAGGTCGAAAAGTTTGCAGAAGATAAGAAACTGGAAATCGAAACTTTAAAAGTGCGGGAAGCCTACCGGAAGGAATTTATGGGGAATGTGAGCCACGAGCTGAAAACCCCTCTTTTCACCGTTCAGGGCTATATTTTAACCTTACTCGACGGTGCTTATAAAGACAAGGCTGTTCGCAAGAAATATTTAACCAGAGCCAGCAAGGGCGTGGAAAGGCTGATCTATATCGTGAAAGATCTCGATATGATCACCAAACTCGAAACCGGAGACCTCCACCTGAAGTTTGAAACATTCGATATGGTGGAACTTATTCAGCAGTCGTTTGACCTGCTGGAAATGAAAGCATCCAAAAAGAACATCACCCTCACATTTGATATGGATTACGAGGAACCAATCTGGGTGCGGGCCGATAAGGAACGCATTCAGCAGGTCCTGACCAATTTGATCGTGAATTCCATCAAATACGGAAAATCTGGCGGTACTACCGAGATCAGCATCGAGAACCTGATCAAGAATAAGGTTATCGTTCGCGTGACCGATAACGGTGAAGGCATCGAAAAAGAGAATATTCCGCGCTTATTCGAGCGCTTTTACCGCGTTGATAAGAGCGGCTCCCGCAAAGAAGGAGGCTCTGGTCTTGGCCTTTCCATCGTAAAACACATCATCGAGGCGCACGGTGAAAAGATCTACGTGGAAAGCGTTTTTGGCGTGGGAAGCGAATTCTCATTTACTATGGAAAAAAGCCAGGCAGCCCCTCAACCCAGCGCTGCCGCCCAGATCACTTAGGCCCTTGTAATTCTGCACTTTCTGAAGCTGTTCCAGGCTGAAATGATTCTGATCGCAATATGGAGCGATCCCGTTATCCTGAAATTTTTCAGCAAGGTATTCCTGTTCATACTGCCCGGGAGTAGGGATGAAAAAGGCTTTTTTACCAAGGGCAGCCAGGTCCATGATCGTAGAATAGCCAGACCGGGAAATGATGACGCGACTGCAGTTCAAAGCTTCCTGCAGGGCTTTTCCGAAGAGGTGATTTTTCATATTGATATTCGGGTTGTCGCACTGGAAACCCTCGTCGCTCATGACACCGCGAATGAATAAGATCTTTTCTGAAGCATCTTTAAGTTCTTTCAATAAGATCGATTCGAGAATGCTGCGCTGCGGCTCGGGCCCGCTCAGGATCACAGCATATTCGTACATGATGGGAGTGGCGGTTTTCTCGAACCGGCTCAAGGGGCCGATATACTGGCAATTTTTCTGTTTTTTGTCGAGGTGACCTAACTTGCCGCTGAGGTTCTGGCTGCCCTCAAAATCAGGAATCCAGCACTGGTCGAATTTCCGGATATATTTCTGATGAATGAAACTGCTGAAAAAACTGGTGCTGCCGCTGAGTACATTGAGCTGGTGCGTGATAAAAACGTTTCGCTTCAGTTTTTTGCTCCTCACCCCGAGTCTGTTATCCGAAATGATTCCGAAGAGGTTGTACTTTTTGACCAGTTTTTTGGTCAACTTCTTTTCCTCTTCGATCGCACTTAGAATTCGCGGAGTTTCCATGATCAGCTTCCATTTAAAATACGCACCGTTTTCGGGATATTTAATGTGATAGGAAGGCAGTTTCTCGTAATTGAGATGCGGAAATTCCTTGTGAAGCAATCGCAGGGCCTCCCCATCAGAAGCAATGATGGGTTCAAAATGCTGTCTCTGTAGTTCTTCGATGATGGGTACGCAACGGGCGGCGTGACCTAGTCCCCAGTTTAACGCGGCCACCAGAATCCTTTTCTTCTGCATATAACAAATATATTCTTACCGGCAGGTGGGCGAATTTCTTTACTTTTACCAAAATATTAATTTTTTAGTGGGAAGCAAGAATAAACTTAAAAGGTTTAAGGAAAACGAACAGTTTGAAAATGTGATTCAGCCTGAAAGGCAGGAATTGCAGGGTGGAAATTTTGATTTTCGCGGGGATTGGAGCGGGAAATTTTTTAAAAACGATCATCCCATTGTGGTGGAACTGGGCTGCGGAAAAGGGGAATACACGGTAGCATTAGCTCAAAAATATCCAGAAAAGAATTTTATCGGTGTCGATATCAAAGGCGCCCGCTTCTGGAGAGGCGCGAAAACGGCACTGGAAGAAGATTTGCCGAATGTGGCATTTGTTCGCACTCAGATAGAACTGATTGATTATGTTTTTGCACAGGATGAGGTTAGCGAGATCTGGATCACTTTTCCAGACCCGCAGATCAAGTACAAGCGCACCAAGCATCGCCTTACAAATGCTGAATTTCTCGAGCGTTACCGTAAAATTCTTAAACCGGAGGGCTATATTCATTTGAAAACAGATTCCGAATTCATGCACGGTTATACCCTTGGATTGCTTCACGGGGCTGGGCATGAGATAGAGTACGCCCATCATGATGTGTACAGCAACGAATATTCTCCGGAAGAAGTGACCAGTATCCAGACTTTCTACGAAAAACAATATCTTGAAAAAGGGAAACCGATCACCTATATTCGTTTCAGGTTAAAAAACAGCTAATTGGAAGAAACCAAACTATTCT contains the following coding sequences:
- a CDS encoding ATP-binding protein, yielding MARKFKRSYRFAIRTSVYITLFMAVIMSVFMFLTSEFHFWWIVGFSLVCYLFCFFIVQYRVERFIYRRIKKIYDDVSLLDSKTLSPTQVTTDMSTLTREVEKFAEDKKLEIETLKVREAYRKEFMGNVSHELKTPLFTVQGYILTLLDGAYKDKAVRKKYLTRASKGVERLIYIVKDLDMITKLETGDLHLKFETFDMVELIQQSFDLLEMKASKKNITLTFDMDYEEPIWVRADKERIQQVLTNLIVNSIKYGKSGGTTEISIENLIKNKVIVRVTDNGEGIEKENIPRLFERFYRVDKSGSRKEGGSGLGLSIVKHIIEAHGEKIYVESVFGVGSEFSFTMEKSQAAPQPSAAAQIT
- a CDS encoding glycosyltransferase, with protein sequence MQKKRILVAALNWGLGHAARCVPIIEELQRQHFEPIIASDGEALRLLHKEFPHLNYEKLPSYHIKYPENGAYFKWKLIMETPRILSAIEEEKKLTKKLVKKYNLFGIISDNRLGVRSKKLKRNVFITHQLNVLSGSTSFFSSFIHQKYIRKFDQCWIPDFEGSQNLSGKLGHLDKKQKNCQYIGPLSRFEKTATPIMYEYAVILSGPEPQRSILESILLKELKDASEKILFIRGVMSDEGFQCDNPNINMKNHLFGKALQEALNCSRVIISRSGYSTIMDLAALGKKAFFIPTPGQYEQEYLAEKFQDNGIAPYCDQNHFSLEQLQKVQNYKGLSDLGGSAGLRGCLAFFHSK
- a CDS encoding response regulator transcription factor produces the protein MKKKDLLILLVDDEPDILEIVGYNLSSEGYQVITADNGSDGVKLAKKNKPHLIILDVMMPEMDGIEACEQIRKIPELEDTIIAFLTARGEDYSQMAGFDAGADDYITKPIKPKVLVSKVKALLRRYRDNDKAASVVKLGDITINREEYKIIQDNDEMALPRKEFELLSLLASKPGKVFKREDILDKVWGNDIVVGGRTIDVHIRKLREKIGDDKIKTVKGVGYKFVV
- a CDS encoding TonB-dependent receptor, yielding MKKIFTLTLILIFATMQAQETTGSIAGKLTDKEMNGEPLPFANVIIKNTSKGTTSDYDGLYLLDNIEPGTYTVSFSFVGYETLEVPNVVVEAGKVTEVNTELGSSAASLDEVVITTVSRRDSEVALLIEQKNSIEIKESIGAVELAKLGVSDAATATTKISGVTSSEASGDIFVRGLGDRYLYTTMNGLPIPSDDVERKNIDLGLFPTRVIQNISISKAYSVENSADQASGNIDITSRELRGKDELDLGFQFGVNTNAAGQFGDFKVSPNQDDVYFGVYDQLIPTEYALNNQSWNPQTAVLPLNRKYQATAGKEFGDFRALLTASNATSFEYNKGVFRNYRTNVLEDQFTDVEQFKKTDNNTALLDLGYSINDNHRLKATSLFINKVTDEVYEAGRNGEGFVFEETNEAENLNQFVRDMNTKQTRLWVNQLHGDHNFLDGKNELEWSIGYNIVNADEPNRIRNEVNIGDDNFVQLARTGGFQQRKSRQEIDDKEYNALLIDQINFIKNEDDAEEGGKNVYLQLGGNYRNKERNFFSQFFGAEEVTYNTVHPTSIDDLSSVFTTQNFNSKRLQFNKLTPDRYNGILESYGGFANFNFGNEQWNVNVGARYQQDNLDVAFAVNNYPANLPNYASQSYNNVYPSINVKFSPNEDSNFRLAASKTITLPEFKEVAPFEYVSQTGQITRGNPNLTASNNYNLDLKYEMFPSSGELISLTGFYKKILDPINKVQARGASGVFSYFNASDEANIYGLELETKVDAVETDAYNLNIAGNITRMWHSQDLKDVYDANGNFIRTFRYNGNSKIGLQGASDWIFNASANFATESDNPFRATLVGAYSSDKIYALGSPDTQNLDLIDVQYNDEIIEKGFVTLDLIMTKEFNENWTLQFKGQNLLNPEIERYQAIKPLSGTMPEQDQTVRSYTRGAVLTLGVSYDF
- the trmB gene encoding tRNA (guanosine(46)-N7)-methyltransferase TrmB, whose translation is MGSKNKLKRFKENEQFENVIQPERQELQGGNFDFRGDWSGKFFKNDHPIVVELGCGKGEYTVALAQKYPEKNFIGVDIKGARFWRGAKTALEEDLPNVAFVRTQIELIDYVFAQDEVSEIWITFPDPQIKYKRTKHRLTNAEFLERYRKILKPEGYIHLKTDSEFMHGYTLGLLHGAGHEIEYAHHDVYSNEYSPEEVTSIQTFYEKQYLEKGKPITYIRFRLKNS